The DNA region TCACTGGTCTATTGTGCAGCTGGATATTTTTTACAGTGTGGTTTTTAATGTTATGCATtaatcatttggaaaatattggttcactGTTATACAGATCTTACAAATATTTACCCATTTCATtatatgatattaaaaaaatcactttatcTCCTCAGAAAAGTCTTTACCTGTTGGACAACTTGTTAGTCTCACAGGAGCAAACAGAAGTTTTCCAAAATCATAATTTTCATGTGTAAGTTCAAATTCTACGACCACAAAAATTAGTAATTGTTTTCCTTAAAGTAACAACTTCATTCATTTCCAGAAAATGTGTGGCAAATAATACCCAAGATGAAATAGCTATCATCTAGCCATCAATCTGTCAAGTAAAAATAAGGCTTTATGAAAAATGCTGCCAGttcagcctgaaaaaaaaaatcacaaagggcCTTTCCTCAATTCAACTGTGGCACTTCGGTATCCACTAGGAATACCTTCCACTTCCATTACccagaatattaaaaaggtaTATTCTCAAAGGAATGAGATTTAATCAAATTAATTTCCCCGACTTTACCAAAAACATTCTTACAGGGAACTGGAATACTTTTTCCCAAGAGTGCCTGGTGGTAAAGAACATGATGACTGTATCATTTAGTGCCACTGTCTTGCTTGATGCCAAGGCACCAATGTTCTACTCACCAATGCTCTTACACCATCAGGACATTGAGCTGCACAGCTCCTAAGCAGTAGGATCCAACAAGgtgaaaaaggcaaatgacaTCTTAACATTATTATGAAATTAGTTTTGACCTCACATGTACTTAAATGGTCTTGAGGATCCCTCAGGAGTCCATACTTCGAAACTCTGTTCTGAAtgaattaacaacaacaacaaaaaatcacaagcaGAAGGAAATCATTCCCTTTATTGGTGGTTCCTGGCAAGAAATGTAAAAAGGAAAGGGACTTTGGAGGCTGTGGTCTAATTCCTGGGGGATAATCAGCTTGCCTAAGTTTATAAAATGAGTCACACTGTGTCAAGAGCTTATTAGCTGCTCTTCTCCACCATCCCACCCTGCTGATTGGATATCACCTCCTAAATAGGTACACCTGAGAGATCTTCAGGATGATACATGGGAGACATGTACCTCTTAAGTCCCAGTGGGCAAAATACTACATAACTCAATGGAACATGAACagaagtgttttttttaacattgtaaGTAAAAAGGATAAAACTAATGAAAAGATTTCTGGTTTCCGCTCCAAAATGTAAAGAGCTGTGAGTTCGTCACTCCATTCcttacaacaagaaaaaaaaataacaaactgaAAAATCAATGCCTTATCTCAGACCCATAAGAAAATTTAGGTGGCAGGGCATACCACTACTCCAAAATCTGGAGAGAGAGGCTGGACCAATCCAGAGAATCACAGCCCAGATCTACTAAACTGGAGCAGGCACTCTGCAGCAGTATACTGGTAGGCACACTTAAATGATAATTTTGACAAATTACTGGAGGCTACGTATGGAGTAGCCCAAGAGTGAGCGCCTCAGTCTTAGTGGGTCTCCAAGTGTTTGTGTCAGACCTCCAGGAACCCCACCATGTTCCCTTACTTGAGAGTCAAGTAAGATCACCTTGTAGCTCTTGCAGGGGTAGGGAAAGGGTAAACATTGTGAAATACACCCAGAGCCTTCTCCATCACAGAGGCCTACCCTCCAGGGGAAAGACTTTACCAGTTTTATCCCACCTGGGGAAAGGACATTTCTCAGACTCTAGGATCCACTAAGTCTTCTTGTCTCACCAAGGAAGGGGGAGCAGGGAGTTAAGAAACACTGTGAAAGTCACAATCCAGGGACACGGGTCCACTAAAAGACTGAGATTTAACCACAGAAATATGGAATAGTTCCCTTCCTTACACCTAATCATGATATCAACTGGGCTCCTGTACAATAACAGTAGATTACAGTCGAAAAATCTGCAAGATACAGATTCTCTCTAAGGAGGAGTTCCTAGGGAAGTCTAAAGTCAAGAGGGAATTCAAAAACAAGGACACCAGAGGAACTGGAAACCTCTCGTACCTACAGCTACTACAAACATTAAATGCAACTCAGCATCTAGTCAGAGTATTGTAAAACTTCACATTTAAAGGCTTTTTACTTCAGTTCCTATTACTCAATATATCATGTCTAGCTTTCAATTGcataaaaacccaaaaaactacaAGGCAtgctaaaagagaagaaaaaagtctgaagagacaaagcaagCATCGAACTAGATCAGGTATGACAAAGATTAGAATTATCAGACAGGAAGTttaaaagaactatgattagtatgttaaaacaaacaaaatgttaaatgttaatagtaaaattttggCTACCTAATGCCTTAATGAAACAGCAGCTCCACAGAGGTCAAGTTTCCAAACAGTGAGTATGGATGCAGATGCCTCAGCATGTGAAGGGAGGAAGGGTTAACAAACTGATTCCTCCAAGAGCTGTGGACTTTGTTTGCTTAAACACATCTTTGATTCTACTTTGTTTTTGAGTATTTCCCCTCCTCTATGTAAAaggcaaagacttaaaaaaaaaaaagaaaaaaagtaaagccCTAAAATTAAAGGATTTCCTAAGTTAAGCAGTGAAACATGGCACCTTTTCTACAAATTAAGTAGCTGATCAAACATGGAAGATGTCTTCAAGTGGCATTCTCATTTACTGTTATCTCAACTTCTGACTCATGTATTATCTAAAACTTCCTTCTGATTTCCATACATTTACATAAGGAACTGTAGGTACCAGCTCTTTGAATTCTTCCCGTTTACCCACAGAAATGGTCTGGTAAAGAGTAGTTCTTACCTAACTACATCCACAATTTGTGCTTCTGAATTCAAAGATGGACTCTCCCCCAAACCTGTAAATTATTCAATActtttcattcaacaaaattccAGGTAGCAGATCATTAAAATTCCCCtgccttttttcctcctttttgtcTTAGAAAAGATTCAAAGTTCTTGCTAGTCACTGTCATTGTCTGATGGTTCAGCTTTCTCATGCAGCTTGTCTCTTCAAAGAAGTTCATATTCTGAATATCAACTTGATCCACACATTGAATAGAGGAGTTTACATTGTGGAGCAGGGAGTTGatgaaaaaagaatcaaattatAACTTGATTCTTCAGGATGAGTTATATTACTATCTAAGCATATCTTTAGGTTAAGCTTTAATTCATAAAATTCTTTTATGAAGTTATAATACTGTACCTCTTTAACAATGTTTTCTTGtgcttaaatattttctcttgtgaATTGGGCAAACATTCCCATAACCTCCTGCTTTTGACCTTCACTAGAGGACTTTGAAAATTTCTATATGACAGAGCTTGCAGGATACTCTCAGGTCCACTGTGGTGTTTGTGCGAACATCATAATACATATTATTCTGGACAGCCTGGGCAGCTTATAAGTGACCAGGAAGGCTTCTCTCACCTCTATTTTGTTACTAAGACATTTGATTTGCTCAGTTTTTATGCAGTGTGTTATCAGCTTTGCTTCCTCTGAAATTcctattttcagaatttttatgGTAATTTTTCCAAAAGCCTTAGAAAGTTTTTAAATTCTGGGATTATGATTATCTTGATCTCTTCCAATTTAAACACTATGCTTCCAGCCAACATGGTACAATGAATAGTAAAATGGTACTGAATAAAGACCACCAAGTAGAAGCTCTGCTGTCCATACACCTTGGGAGCTTGAGTTCTCAGATTATAAGACAATAGCTCAGTACCCAGAATTCAGGTCCTCGGCGTTCCAGAGGCTGGAAGAAGCTCACAGATTTGGCTTCCTGCTCCCTGAACTATCCAGCTTTCTTCCATTCTGGTTTCCAGAGAGCTTTGTGGAGAGCGCCAAAGAGTATCAGCTACAGGTGGTCCTTCTAGCATGTAACAGTTTACTAGCGGAAAAAAATCTATTAGAGTCAAATAATGCAACAAGTGAAGGAGAAACACTCAAATTGCTTTTGGCAGGAAACAAGAGCAGTGTCACCAAGTAATGAATGATGTTGAGGTGAGGCACTTGAAGACAAAGGATAACTTTGGACTTAAAAAGATAGGTAGTCCCTCACTTCTGAGAAGCATCCCATGTTTACTCACAGTCACCAGCCTTTCTGAATGCAGCACATCAGCTGACCCAGACTTATGGAGGCCCTGCTAGAAGCAAGGCTATGCTCTATATGCAATGGAGAACACAAACACAAAGAGGTTGGCCCTCTCCATTTTTTCTGTCTGCCCCccaattttaaaggaaatgtgAGCATTTTTTCAAAAACTCAATATTCTCACTCCCAAGCCATAGTACTGTGGTTGAACTCAAAGATCCCAGGGCTTAGTGGTAAAGGGGAAACTGCCTACTTGCTTTTCATATCTGGTGGCAATTCAGATCCAACTGGCTGCCTGTTTCCAGACTGCTCTATGATGCAGACTCTGCACGATAGTCTgcagggtttaaaaaaaaaaaaaagaaaaagaaaaaaggttctGGTAGAGTAAGAGTCTAAGAAATTCACTCTCTTGGGAGCAAGCCAGCCCTTGATGTTCATCCACcctcattttataaaatattttattttaaagaatatttacacAGCACTTAAAATGTACCACACACTGTTCTAAGTGCATCATATTAACCCATTTAATCAACCTATTTAATCATCATAATAAGCCTATAAGATACTGCTACTATTCTAATTTTAAGATGTGGATATGAAAGTACAGAAAGGTTAGGTGACCTGTTCACAGTCATAGCTGGTACATGGTAATATTAAGGTTTCAACTTGGGCAATCTAGCTCTGGTCCATGCCATCAGCCACTGAGCAAAATATTACCAAGAGGGGCTGAGGCATTTCTGTGAGCAGGTAACATACCTTCCTGAAGGTGGTCCCAATAACTGAACAAAGAGTCTTTGGTGCGGAAGTTAAAACAAGAAGAAGAAGACATGTAGAACTTATTAAGAATAAGATATGCTTTATAAGACATATTCCAGGACAGATTACTAACTTCATTTGCAAGAGTAATACCAATATCCCTACCAGTGCTATAAATGAAGACTGCTAGAAAATCTAGGAGAATCAGCATGTGAACTTTCATTCTAGGCTTTTCCTAAAATGCAGATCTGAAGAGCTGGGGTAAGCAGGCAGGGGCAGCCCCATATGTACAACATCCTTCCATGCTTGGCTACTTCTCTGCGGGCACAAAAGCTTTCAACAAGGGACCTCCTATCAGATAGTCCAAAATACCGCACCCAAGGTAGACagatctgtgctgtccaatacagAAGCCACCAGCTACTTGTAACTGtctaaatttaaatgaattacaATGAAATAGAATTACCCCTTCCTCTTGCAGGGGTTAGGGGACAAGCACCCCTGCAATCTGGAAAATTCACGTAAAATGTTTTTGGCCCTTCCATTGTACCAGAGAAGaagtctggatttttttctttttcttttatggggtATTCGGAATACCTTATTGTAAAATTTGGGCTTATTTAtggtattaaaagataaaatatgtgGATATCATTcaaatattatacatttattttatgcATATCTGAGTTTCTAAACCTTTTCTGTGTCATCCGCTGGCCTTTGCATGTTATCTGTGGCTTCCACAAAACACCCCCAAAACTCCCATTTGATTTCTTACATTGACCTGAGGTATATCAAAACTGTGATAATTTTGACAAATTGCTGGAGGCAATTGTCATGatgtggaagggataactgtaAAATTCAGTTCCTGTCACATCAGCCACATATCAAGTGGTCAACAGCCACATGGGGCTAGTGGCTACCCTACTGGCCAGTGCAGGGAGAGACCATTTCCTTCATCACAGAGAGGTCTATTGGACAACACCAAATTGGACCCTGACCATCATTTCCTTTTATGCTTTAACTTGAAGTGGTAATAATTTTTTCTTCACTCCCTTATGAATACACAAAATTCAaactctctttcatttcttcggAAAGTCAATTTTTACTCCAAAATTCAATTCTGAGGGTTAGAGTAGTTAATTTTTAAGCAGGCCAATTAAACCACTTGTACTTCTATATCTGGTATCCAGAacaatatttcttctttcataataATGACCAAAAGTTAAAAgtcaggagagaaaaaagaaattcaattaaaagTGCAGCAAACAGAAATCTCCAGTTTTTTTGTTTACAGACTTTAGCTCCATGTGGGATGTTAAGCTCTGGGACACATCTTCAAATGGTTTCAAGACTGACAAGACAGTGTGGCTCACATCCATGCCAACAAATTACCCCTATCAGGAAGACAGTATAAATACATGCACTAACTACACAAGGAGGGTCAAACGCTTACAAGATACAATGAAGTCATATGGACCAGGAACAGCAGAGTCAAACTTCTCACTGACAGCAAATCTTTTCTTACAGCCATTTCTAGACTCCTTAATCTCCATTACTAGGATACTTAAAGAAGCAGCACTACTGTTTCAGTTCAAGAGAAAAACCAGGAGAAATGTGAGAAGAGCTTAGCACATCTCAAAGTCTATCTTCTAATTCTTCAAAATGAAATCCATGTCAGACAAGAAAGATTATCCTTATGACCAAGGGGATCTCCCTTACTCTCAGACAgatcttttattcattttaaaattttcctctttctgccctttcctccatttttttcctcACCTTTACCGTCAACCACTACTATTTTTGGGAACACAAATTCATTTTTCTATGAAATCTTGTGATGTAGTAGAATTTTCTGTAATTTGGATATGACATTACTTACCAAGCAGTGTTTATATGATGTCTAGTCATCGTAAGTTATAAAAACACCCTAAGCTCCTCAGAAGATgcgaatttttaaaaatgcaataatagtaataattatatTACATACTTGTTACTTCTTGTAAGAAATCCAAACACGGTCGACTACTTCCAGAAATACTTATTGAAACAGCCAGTGGGGTCTGTCCTTCATAGTTCCTCGTGTTCATGTCCGCTCCATAATTATATAACATCCGTGCACAAAGCACATCATCCCTAAGGGCAGACAAGTGTAGAGGAGTCTGTCCATCTTCTAAGCGACCCAAGTTTGTATCTGCTCCTCTCTGAAGGAACATTCGGCAATAAGAGTGATTGCTTTTGATCACAGCATATCGTAGCAGGAAACCATTCTGAATGTCGATATTAGCATTGTGGTCCAGGAGAATTTTCACACAGCTTGACCGCTCTCGGATAATGGCTAGCTGAAGCGGTGTTGTACCTTTATCACTGAGTGGGTCGACCTCAGCCTTGAACTCTAGAAGGAGTCGGACAAATGAGTCCCTACCATAGTGAGCTGCCACATGGAGGGGAGTCCAGCCATCATTGCTTTTTGCATTAATGATGTCACTCCTGTAGTCAGATTCTAACATCAAACGTGCAATCCGGGCCCGGCCATGCATGGCTGCATAATGAAGAGCAGTGAAGCCTCCGATTAAGTCCTTAACTGTGGGATCAGCTAGagttaaaaccaaaatgaaaacattagCAGACTCTAAGACAAGAACAACAAAATTCACCATGTCACAGCACATCGTAGCCAACTGTcatataaaacttaaaataatcaaataatgaGCAGCAAGAACTTCATTCTTCAGCTGATTTGAAGCTTAGTTCTAATGGAAAATATATACTTTAGTAAAAGGTTATCAAGCCTGAGTGAACAGAATGAGAATGGCTTACAAAGTGTTTGAAAgttacatacacaaatatatacttCTGATCGCCGTCTCTCTTTGCTAAGTTAACTAACTGCTCTGGGCTAGTAGACTCCCTCAACTCTGTATTGTTCTTCATATTTTGAacgttttgtttttattttctcttgtgcTGTTTCGTGGTCTTAAAGAGAAGCATGTGTAACAACATCGGCTGCTCTAAATTACAGATGTACTGTGGTCTGGCAGACTGTGTTCTTTTAGAGtgcattaggggaaaaaaaagtttttccgTGTCTGCTCCAAAATATGTAAGATATAAGTTTATGTGATCCTGATAAAGcttgttttcataaaataaaagtcTATTCCAAATGATTAGTTTTATAAAAGCTGTGGAATTCACAGGAATTAGCCAGCacattatgtgaaaaaaaaatggaagaaacctCGGGACtgcataaatattattttctaaaattcttccaaaaatcttTCCTAAATTAACTGATTTCTGGGGCAGtgggggagagaaggaaaaagaaactacAATAATCTACCTACTATATGACTCAAGTGACCGATTTTTgtcaccccatccccacccccatctttCCATAAGCTGCGCATCAGGTCTTTATCTTAGGTCCACTGGCAATCCCTGGACATGGATGGACCAGGGGTAAGAATCGCTTCCCATGTCATCTAGGTCACTTCTTGGACAGCAATTTGATGTAGAAGATAAACCAATCAAACCTAACTACCTAGgactaaaatattttctttccataaaATATGCccttaagtttttgtttgttcatgaaaaaagaaaaaccatgaattaaaaattaaaagtcttCAAAATTATGTGATTAAATATGTGTTGGctagtaaaatgtttaaaatattaacaatatcaataacaaataaaaatttcagttaAGAAGTAGTTGCtttaataatagggggatatggGGAAAAgagagccaaatgtatgctatgggccataATTAGTGGCAATagtcttataatctgtaacaaagttTGACAATCCACAATGTTGCAGTGTATtggtgaaagggtgttgtatgggaattccacacatgtgcatgattgttttgtaagtttacaacttctgtaataaaaatacattaaaaaaagcaGTAGTTGCTAACAAAAACTAACATTTTAGGGAAGCTAGATTAGTGAGTTTCtaaaaacatgaaatataaatTTACATAAACAATGATAAAATGactatttaaagaaaatgaaagtatcATATCTGCCTTagttttaagtaaaaaatatataatacctaTTAAAGATGCAATTtaaacaaaaaaggcaaacacattttaagaattttGCTGCCATCTACTGGCAAGTCATGAACATGA from Dasypus novemcinctus isolate mDasNov1 chromosome 3, mDasNov1.1.hap2, whole genome shotgun sequence includes:
- the ASB7 gene encoding ankyrin repeat and SOCS box protein 7, whose amino-acid sequence is MLHHHCRRNPELQEELQIQAAVAAGDVHTVRKMLEQGYSPNGRDANGWTLLHFSAARGKERCVRVFLEHGADPTVKDLIGGFTALHYAAMHGRARIARLMLESDYRSDIINAKSNDGWTPLHVAAHYGRDSFVRLLLEFKAEVDPLSDKGTTPLQLAIIRERSSCVKILLDHNANIDIQNGFLLRYAVIKSNHSYCRMFLQRGADTNLGRLEDGQTPLHLSALRDDVLCARMLYNYGADMNTRNYEGQTPLAVSISISGSSRPCLDFLQEVTRQPRNLQDLCRIKIRQCIGLQNLKLLDELPIAKVMKDYLKHKFDDI